Proteins from one Ovis aries strain OAR_USU_Benz2616 breed Rambouillet chromosome 12, ARS-UI_Ramb_v3.0, whole genome shotgun sequence genomic window:
- the DVL1 gene encoding segment polarity protein dishevelled homolog DVL-1 isoform X7 encodes MAETKIIYHMDEEETPYLVKLPVAPERVTLADFKNVLSNRPVHAYKFFFKSMDQDFGVVKEEISDDNAKLPCFNGRVVSWLVLAEGAHSDAGSQGTDGHTDLPPPLERTGGIGDSRPPSFHPALLGTARMWPAAATGWITRLARSHWSATGGSEPDAGTVKRGIPWPGPLPAVPTAARTNGHPRGDRRRDLGLPPDSASTVLSSELESSSFIDSDEDDNTSRLSSSTEQSTSSRLIRKHKRRRRKQRLRQTDRASSFSSITDSTMSLNIITVTLNMERHHFLGISIVGQSNDRGDGGIYIGSIMKGGAVAADGRIEPGDMLLQVNDVNFENMSNDDAVRVLREIVSQTGPISLTVAKCWDPTPRSYFTIPRADPVRPIDPAAWLSHTAALTGALPRYGTSPCSSAVTRTSSSSLTSSVPGAPQLEEAPLTVKSDMGAVVRVMQLPDSGLEIRDRMWLKITIANAVIGADVVDWLYAHLEGFRERREARKYASSMLKRGFLRHTVNKVTFSEQCYYVFGDLCSNLAALNLNSGSSGASDQDTLAPLPHPAAPWPLGQGYPYQYPGPPPCFPPAYQDPGFGYGSGSAGSQQSEGSKSSGSTRSAGGSSRRALGREKESRSAGAGGSGSESDHTAPSGAGGSGWRERPPSQLSRGSSPRSQASAAAPGLPPLHPLTKAYSVVGGPPGGPPVRELASVPPELTGSRQSFQKAMGNPCEFFVDIM; translated from the exons GGTTGTAAAGGAGGAGATTTCTGATGATAATGCCAAGCTGCCCTGCTTCAACGGCCGTGTGGTCTCCTGG CTGGTCCTGGCTGAGGGTGCGCACTCGGATGCAGGGTCTCAGGGCACTGATGGACACACAGACCTGCCCCCGCCTCTTGAGCGGACAGGCGGCATCGGGGACTCCCGGCCTCCCTCCTTCCA cccagccctcctcGGCACAGCCCGAATGTGGCCGGCAGCCGCGACGGGATGGATAACGAGACTGGCACGGAGTCACTGGTCAGCCACCGGCGGGAGCGAGCCCGACGCCGGAACCGTGAAGAGG GGGATCCCATGGCCAGGCCCCCTCCCTGCTGTCCCCACAGCAGCCCGGACCAATGGGCACCCAAGGGGGGACCGGCGGCGGGACCTGGGGCTGCCCCCTGACAGTGCGTCCACCGTGCTGAGCAGTGAACTTGAGTCCAGCAGCTTCATCGACTCGGATGAAGATGACAACACAAGCCg GCTGAGTAGCTCCACGGAGCAGAGCACCTCCTCCAGGCTCATCCGGAAACACAAGCGCCGGCGGCGGAAACAGCGCCTGCGGCAGACAGACCGG GCTTCCTCTTTCAGCAGCATCACGGACTCCACCATGTCCCTCAACATCATCACCGTCACACTCAACATGG AGAGGCACCACTTCCTGGGCATCAGCATCGTGGGCCAGAGCAATGACCGGGGCGACGGTGGCATCTACATCGGCTCCATCATGAAGGGTGGGGCTGTTGCTGCTGATGGCCGCATCGAGCCGGGCGACATGCTGCTGCAG GTGAACGACGTCAACTTTGAGAACATGAGCAACGATGATGCTGTGCGGGTCCTGCGGGAGATCGTGTCCCAGACGGG GCCCATCAGCCTCACGGTGGCCAAGTGCTGGGACCCAACGCCCCGCAGCTACTTCACCATCCCGAGGG CGGATCCAGTTCGGCCCATCGACCCAGCTGCCTGGCTGTCCCACACGGCAGCGTTGACGGGAGCCCTGCCCCGCTATGGTACGAGCCCCTGCTCCAGCGCCGTCACGCGCACCAGCTCCTCCTCACTAACCAGCTCTGTGCCTGGCGCTCCGC AGCTGGAGGAGGCACCGCTGACGGTGAAGAGCGACATGGGTGCTGTCGTCCGGGTCATGCAGCTGCCGGACTCAGGCCTGGAGATCCGGGACCGCATGTGGCTCAAGATCACCATCGCCAATGCCGTCATTG GGGCAGATGTGGTGGACTGGCTGTACGCGCACCTGGAGGGCTTCCGTGAGCGGCGGGAGGCGCGCAAGTACGCCAGCAGCATGCTGAAGCGTGGCTTCCTGCGGCATACAGTCAACAAGGTCACCTTCTCAGAGCAGTGCTACTACGTCTTCGGGGACCTGTGCAGCA ATCTTGCTGCCCTGAACCTCAACAGCGGCTCCAGTGGGGCCTCTGATCAGGACACGCTGGCCCCACTGCCCCACCCAGCTGCCCCCTGGCCCCTGGGTCAGGGCTACCCCTACCAGTACCCAGGGCCCCCGCCCTGCTTCCCGCCCGCATACCAGGACCCTGGCTTCGGCTACGGCAGCGGCAGTGCCGGGAGTCAGCAGAGTGAAG GAAGCAAAAGCAGTGGGTCCACCCGGAGTGCTGGCGGGAGCAGCCGTCGGGCCCTGGGCCGCGAGAAGGAGAGCCGGTCAGCTGGAGCTGGGGGCAGTGGCAGCGAGTCAGACCACACGGCACCAAGCGGGGCGGGTGGCAGTGGCTGGCGGGAGCGTCCGCCTAGCCAGCTCAGCCGTGGCAGCAGCCCGCGCAGCCAGGCCTCAGCCGCCGCCCCAGGGCTCCCCCCACTGCACCCACTGACAAAGGCCTACTCAGTGGTGGGTGGGCCACCTGGGGGGCCACCTGTCCGGGAGCTGGCCTCTGTCCCACCAGAGCTGACGGGCAGCCGCCAGTCCTTCCAGAAGGCCATGGGGAACCCCTGTGAGTTCTTCGTGGATATCATGTGA
- the DVL1 gene encoding segment polarity protein dishevelled homolog DVL-1 isoform X11: protein MAETKIIYHMDEEETPYLVKLPVAPERVTLADFKNVLSNRPVHAYKFFFKSMDQDFGVVKEEISDDNAKLPCFNGRVVSWLVLAEGAHSDAGSQGTDGHTDLPPPLERTGGIGDSRPPSFHPNVAGSRDGMDNETGTESLVSHRRERARRRNREEAARTNGHPRGDRRRDLGLPPDSASTVLSSELESSSFIDSDEDDNTSRLSSSTEQSTSSRLIRKHKRRRRKQRLRQTDRASSFSSITDSTMSLNIITVTLNMERHHFLGISIVGQSNDRGDGGIYIGSIMKGGAVAADGRIEPGDMLLQVNDVNFENMSNDDAVRVLREIVSQTGPISLTVAKCWDPTPRSYFTIPRADPVRPIDPAAWLSHTAALTGALPRYELEEAPLTVKSDMGAVVRVMQLPDSGLEIRDRMWLKITIANAVIGADVVDWLYAHLEGFRERREARKYASSMLKRGFLRHTVNKVTFSEQCYYVFGDLCSNLAALNLNSGSSGASDQDTLAPLPHPAAPWPLGQGYPYQYPGPPPCFPPAYQDPGFGYGSGSAGSQQSEGSKSSGSTRSAGGSSRRALGREKESRSAGAGGSGSESDHTAPSGAGGSGWRERPPSQLSRGSSPRSQASAAAPGLPPLHPLTKAYSVVGGPPGGPPVRELASVPPELTGSRQSFQKAMGNPCEFFVDIM from the exons GGTTGTAAAGGAGGAGATTTCTGATGATAATGCCAAGCTGCCCTGCTTCAACGGCCGTGTGGTCTCCTGG CTGGTCCTGGCTGAGGGTGCGCACTCGGATGCAGGGTCTCAGGGCACTGATGGACACACAGACCTGCCCCCGCCTCTTGAGCGGACAGGCGGCATCGGGGACTCCCGGCCTCCCTCCTTCCA CCCGAATGTGGCCGGCAGCCGCGACGGGATGGATAACGAGACTGGCACGGAGTCACTGGTCAGCCACCGGCGGGAGCGAGCCCGACGCCGGAACCGTGAAGAGG CAGCCCGGACCAATGGGCACCCAAGGGGGGACCGGCGGCGGGACCTGGGGCTGCCCCCTGACAGTGCGTCCACCGTGCTGAGCAGTGAACTTGAGTCCAGCAGCTTCATCGACTCGGATGAAGATGACAACACAAGCCg GCTGAGTAGCTCCACGGAGCAGAGCACCTCCTCCAGGCTCATCCGGAAACACAAGCGCCGGCGGCGGAAACAGCGCCTGCGGCAGACAGACCGG GCTTCCTCTTTCAGCAGCATCACGGACTCCACCATGTCCCTCAACATCATCACCGTCACACTCAACATGG AGAGGCACCACTTCCTGGGCATCAGCATCGTGGGCCAGAGCAATGACCGGGGCGACGGTGGCATCTACATCGGCTCCATCATGAAGGGTGGGGCTGTTGCTGCTGATGGCCGCATCGAGCCGGGCGACATGCTGCTGCAG GTGAACGACGTCAACTTTGAGAACATGAGCAACGATGATGCTGTGCGGGTCCTGCGGGAGATCGTGTCCCAGACGGG GCCCATCAGCCTCACGGTGGCCAAGTGCTGGGACCCAACGCCCCGCAGCTACTTCACCATCCCGAGGG CGGATCCAGTTCGGCCCATCGACCCAGCTGCCTGGCTGTCCCACACGGCAGCGTTGACGGGAGCCCTGCCCCGCTATG AGCTGGAGGAGGCACCGCTGACGGTGAAGAGCGACATGGGTGCTGTCGTCCGGGTCATGCAGCTGCCGGACTCAGGCCTGGAGATCCGGGACCGCATGTGGCTCAAGATCACCATCGCCAATGCCGTCATTG GGGCAGATGTGGTGGACTGGCTGTACGCGCACCTGGAGGGCTTCCGTGAGCGGCGGGAGGCGCGCAAGTACGCCAGCAGCATGCTGAAGCGTGGCTTCCTGCGGCATACAGTCAACAAGGTCACCTTCTCAGAGCAGTGCTACTACGTCTTCGGGGACCTGTGCAGCA ATCTTGCTGCCCTGAACCTCAACAGCGGCTCCAGTGGGGCCTCTGATCAGGACACGCTGGCCCCACTGCCCCACCCAGCTGCCCCCTGGCCCCTGGGTCAGGGCTACCCCTACCAGTACCCAGGGCCCCCGCCCTGCTTCCCGCCCGCATACCAGGACCCTGGCTTCGGCTACGGCAGCGGCAGTGCCGGGAGTCAGCAGAGTGAAG GAAGCAAAAGCAGTGGGTCCACCCGGAGTGCTGGCGGGAGCAGCCGTCGGGCCCTGGGCCGCGAGAAGGAGAGCCGGTCAGCTGGAGCTGGGGGCAGTGGCAGCGAGTCAGACCACACGGCACCAAGCGGGGCGGGTGGCAGTGGCTGGCGGGAGCGTCCGCCTAGCCAGCTCAGCCGTGGCAGCAGCCCGCGCAGCCAGGCCTCAGCCGCCGCCCCAGGGCTCCCCCCACTGCACCCACTGACAAAGGCCTACTCAGTGGTGGGTGGGCCACCTGGGGGGCCACCTGTCCGGGAGCTGGCCTCTGTCCCACCAGAGCTGACGGGCAGCCGCCAGTCCTTCCAGAAGGCCATGGGGAACCCCTGTGAGTTCTTCGTGGATATCATGTGA
- the DVL1 gene encoding segment polarity protein dishevelled homolog DVL-1 isoform X5 produces the protein MAETKIIYHMDEEETPYLVKLPVAPERVTLADFKNVLSNRPVHAYKFFFKSMDQDFGVVKEEISDDNAKLPCFNGRVVSWLVLAEGAHSDAGSQGTDGHTDLPPPLERTGGIGDSRPPSFHRDGMDNETGTESLVSHRRERARRRNREEAARTNGHPRGDRRRDLGLPPDSASTVLSSELESSSFIDSDEDDNTSRLSSSTEQSTSSRLIRKHKRRRRKQRLRQTDRASSFSSITDSTMSLNIITVTLNMERHHFLGISIVGQSNDRGDGGIYIGSIMKGGAVAADGRIEPGDMLLQVNDVNFENMSNDDAVRVLREIVSQTGPISLTVAKCWDPTPRSYFTIPRADPVRPIDPAAWLSHTAALTGALPRYGTSPCSSAVTRTSSSSLTSSVPGAPQLEEAPLTVKSDMGAVVRVMQLPDSGLEIRDRMWLKITIANAVIGADVVDWLYAHLEGFRERREARKYASSMLKRGFLRHTVNKVTFSEQCYYVFGDLCSSEWGCGAKSQTGRPPSPPLPALPLPSPLADLAALNLNSGSSGASDQDTLAPLPHPAAPWPLGQGYPYQYPGPPPCFPPAYQDPGFGYGSGSAGSQQSEGSKSSGSTRSAGGSSRRALGREKESRSAGAGGSGSESDHTAPSGAGGSGWRERPPSQLSRGSSPRSQASAAAPGLPPLHPLTKAYSVVGGPPGGPPVRELASVPPELTGSRQSFQKAMGNPCEFFVDIM, from the exons GGTTGTAAAGGAGGAGATTTCTGATGATAATGCCAAGCTGCCCTGCTTCAACGGCCGTGTGGTCTCCTGG CTGGTCCTGGCTGAGGGTGCGCACTCGGATGCAGGGTCTCAGGGCACTGATGGACACACAGACCTGCCCCCGCCTCTTGAGCGGACAGGCGGCATCGGGGACTCCCGGCCTCCCTCCTTCCA CCGCGACGGGATGGATAACGAGACTGGCACGGAGTCACTGGTCAGCCACCGGCGGGAGCGAGCCCGACGCCGGAACCGTGAAGAGG CAGCCCGGACCAATGGGCACCCAAGGGGGGACCGGCGGCGGGACCTGGGGCTGCCCCCTGACAGTGCGTCCACCGTGCTGAGCAGTGAACTTGAGTCCAGCAGCTTCATCGACTCGGATGAAGATGACAACACAAGCCg GCTGAGTAGCTCCACGGAGCAGAGCACCTCCTCCAGGCTCATCCGGAAACACAAGCGCCGGCGGCGGAAACAGCGCCTGCGGCAGACAGACCGG GCTTCCTCTTTCAGCAGCATCACGGACTCCACCATGTCCCTCAACATCATCACCGTCACACTCAACATGG AGAGGCACCACTTCCTGGGCATCAGCATCGTGGGCCAGAGCAATGACCGGGGCGACGGTGGCATCTACATCGGCTCCATCATGAAGGGTGGGGCTGTTGCTGCTGATGGCCGCATCGAGCCGGGCGACATGCTGCTGCAG GTGAACGACGTCAACTTTGAGAACATGAGCAACGATGATGCTGTGCGGGTCCTGCGGGAGATCGTGTCCCAGACGGG GCCCATCAGCCTCACGGTGGCCAAGTGCTGGGACCCAACGCCCCGCAGCTACTTCACCATCCCGAGGG CGGATCCAGTTCGGCCCATCGACCCAGCTGCCTGGCTGTCCCACACGGCAGCGTTGACGGGAGCCCTGCCCCGCTATGGTACGAGCCCCTGCTCCAGCGCCGTCACGCGCACCAGCTCCTCCTCACTAACCAGCTCTGTGCCTGGCGCTCCGC AGCTGGAGGAGGCACCGCTGACGGTGAAGAGCGACATGGGTGCTGTCGTCCGGGTCATGCAGCTGCCGGACTCAGGCCTGGAGATCCGGGACCGCATGTGGCTCAAGATCACCATCGCCAATGCCGTCATTG GGGCAGATGTGGTGGACTGGCTGTACGCGCACCTGGAGGGCTTCCGTGAGCGGCGGGAGGCGCGCAAGTACGCCAGCAGCATGCTGAAGCGTGGCTTCCTGCGGCATACAGTCAACAAGGTCACCTTCTCAGAGCAGTGCTACTACGTCTTCGGGGACCTGTGCAGCAGTGAGTGGGGCTGCGGAGCGAAGTCCCAGACGGGAAGGCCGCCCTCCCCACCCTTACCCGCACTCCCTTTGCCCTCCCCTCTCGCAGATCTTGCTGCCCTGAACCTCAACAGCGGCTCCAGTGGGGCCTCTGATCAGGACACGCTGGCCCCACTGCCCCACCCAGCTGCCCCCTGGCCCCTGGGTCAGGGCTACCCCTACCAGTACCCAGGGCCCCCGCCCTGCTTCCCGCCCGCATACCAGGACCCTGGCTTCGGCTACGGCAGCGGCAGTGCCGGGAGTCAGCAGAGTGAAG GAAGCAAAAGCAGTGGGTCCACCCGGAGTGCTGGCGGGAGCAGCCGTCGGGCCCTGGGCCGCGAGAAGGAGAGCCGGTCAGCTGGAGCTGGGGGCAGTGGCAGCGAGTCAGACCACACGGCACCAAGCGGGGCGGGTGGCAGTGGCTGGCGGGAGCGTCCGCCTAGCCAGCTCAGCCGTGGCAGCAGCCCGCGCAGCCAGGCCTCAGCCGCCGCCCCAGGGCTCCCCCCACTGCACCCACTGACAAAGGCCTACTCAGTGGTGGGTGGGCCACCTGGGGGGCCACCTGTCCGGGAGCTGGCCTCTGTCCCACCAGAGCTGACGGGCAGCCGCCAGTCCTTCCAGAAGGCCATGGGGAACCCCTGTGAGTTCTTCGTGGATATCATGTGA
- the DVL1 gene encoding segment polarity protein dishevelled homolog DVL-1 isoform X6, giving the protein MAETKIIYHMDEEETPYLVKLPVAPERVTLADFKNVLSNRPVHAYKFFFKSMDQDFGVVKEEISDDNAKLPCFNGRVVSWLVLAEGAHSDAGSQGTDGHTDLPPPLERTGGIGDSRPPSFHRDGMDNETGTESLVSHRRERARRRNREEARTNGHPRGDRRRDLGLPPDSASTVLSSELESSSFIDSDEDDNTSRLSSSTEQSTSSRLIRKHKRRRRKQRLRQTDRASSFSSITDSTMSLNIITVTLNMERHHFLGISIVGQSNDRGDGGIYIGSIMKGGAVAADGRIEPGDMLLQVNDVNFENMSNDDAVRVLREIVSQTGPISLTVAKCWDPTPRSYFTIPRADPVRPIDPAAWLSHTAALTGALPRYGTSPCSSAVTRTSSSSLTSSVPGAPQLEEAPLTVKSDMGAVVRVMQLPDSGLEIRDRMWLKITIANAVIGADVVDWLYAHLEGFRERREARKYASSMLKRGFLRHTVNKVTFSEQCYYVFGDLCSSEWGCGAKSQTGRPPSPPLPALPLPSPLADLAALNLNSGSSGASDQDTLAPLPHPAAPWPLGQGYPYQYPGPPPCFPPAYQDPGFGYGSGSAGSQQSEGSKSSGSTRSAGGSSRRALGREKESRSAGAGGSGSESDHTAPSGAGGSGWRERPPSQLSRGSSPRSQASAAAPGLPPLHPLTKAYSVVGGPPGGPPVRELASVPPELTGSRQSFQKAMGNPCEFFVDIM; this is encoded by the exons GGTTGTAAAGGAGGAGATTTCTGATGATAATGCCAAGCTGCCCTGCTTCAACGGCCGTGTGGTCTCCTGG CTGGTCCTGGCTGAGGGTGCGCACTCGGATGCAGGGTCTCAGGGCACTGATGGACACACAGACCTGCCCCCGCCTCTTGAGCGGACAGGCGGCATCGGGGACTCCCGGCCTCCCTCCTTCCA CCGCGACGGGATGGATAACGAGACTGGCACGGAGTCACTGGTCAGCCACCGGCGGGAGCGAGCCCGACGCCGGAACCGTGAAGAGG CCCGGACCAATGGGCACCCAAGGGGGGACCGGCGGCGGGACCTGGGGCTGCCCCCTGACAGTGCGTCCACCGTGCTGAGCAGTGAACTTGAGTCCAGCAGCTTCATCGACTCGGATGAAGATGACAACACAAGCCg GCTGAGTAGCTCCACGGAGCAGAGCACCTCCTCCAGGCTCATCCGGAAACACAAGCGCCGGCGGCGGAAACAGCGCCTGCGGCAGACAGACCGG GCTTCCTCTTTCAGCAGCATCACGGACTCCACCATGTCCCTCAACATCATCACCGTCACACTCAACATGG AGAGGCACCACTTCCTGGGCATCAGCATCGTGGGCCAGAGCAATGACCGGGGCGACGGTGGCATCTACATCGGCTCCATCATGAAGGGTGGGGCTGTTGCTGCTGATGGCCGCATCGAGCCGGGCGACATGCTGCTGCAG GTGAACGACGTCAACTTTGAGAACATGAGCAACGATGATGCTGTGCGGGTCCTGCGGGAGATCGTGTCCCAGACGGG GCCCATCAGCCTCACGGTGGCCAAGTGCTGGGACCCAACGCCCCGCAGCTACTTCACCATCCCGAGGG CGGATCCAGTTCGGCCCATCGACCCAGCTGCCTGGCTGTCCCACACGGCAGCGTTGACGGGAGCCCTGCCCCGCTATGGTACGAGCCCCTGCTCCAGCGCCGTCACGCGCACCAGCTCCTCCTCACTAACCAGCTCTGTGCCTGGCGCTCCGC AGCTGGAGGAGGCACCGCTGACGGTGAAGAGCGACATGGGTGCTGTCGTCCGGGTCATGCAGCTGCCGGACTCAGGCCTGGAGATCCGGGACCGCATGTGGCTCAAGATCACCATCGCCAATGCCGTCATTG GGGCAGATGTGGTGGACTGGCTGTACGCGCACCTGGAGGGCTTCCGTGAGCGGCGGGAGGCGCGCAAGTACGCCAGCAGCATGCTGAAGCGTGGCTTCCTGCGGCATACAGTCAACAAGGTCACCTTCTCAGAGCAGTGCTACTACGTCTTCGGGGACCTGTGCAGCAGTGAGTGGGGCTGCGGAGCGAAGTCCCAGACGGGAAGGCCGCCCTCCCCACCCTTACCCGCACTCCCTTTGCCCTCCCCTCTCGCAGATCTTGCTGCCCTGAACCTCAACAGCGGCTCCAGTGGGGCCTCTGATCAGGACACGCTGGCCCCACTGCCCCACCCAGCTGCCCCCTGGCCCCTGGGTCAGGGCTACCCCTACCAGTACCCAGGGCCCCCGCCCTGCTTCCCGCCCGCATACCAGGACCCTGGCTTCGGCTACGGCAGCGGCAGTGCCGGGAGTCAGCAGAGTGAAG GAAGCAAAAGCAGTGGGTCCACCCGGAGTGCTGGCGGGAGCAGCCGTCGGGCCCTGGGCCGCGAGAAGGAGAGCCGGTCAGCTGGAGCTGGGGGCAGTGGCAGCGAGTCAGACCACACGGCACCAAGCGGGGCGGGTGGCAGTGGCTGGCGGGAGCGTCCGCCTAGCCAGCTCAGCCGTGGCAGCAGCCCGCGCAGCCAGGCCTCAGCCGCCGCCCCAGGGCTCCCCCCACTGCACCCACTGACAAAGGCCTACTCAGTGGTGGGTGGGCCACCTGGGGGGCCACCTGTCCGGGAGCTGGCCTCTGTCCCACCAGAGCTGACGGGCAGCCGCCAGTCCTTCCAGAAGGCCATGGGGAACCCCTGTGAGTTCTTCGTGGATATCATGTGA
- the DVL1 gene encoding segment polarity protein dishevelled homolog DVL-1 isoform X10: MAETKIIYHMDEEETPYLVKLPVAPERVTLADFKNVLSNRPVHAYKFFFKSMDQDFGVVKEEISDDNAKLPCFNGRVVSWLVLAEGAHSDAGSQGTDGHTDLPPPLERTGGIGDSRPPSFHRDGMDNETGTESLVSHRRERARRRNREEAARTNGHPRGDRRRDLGLPPDSASTVLSSELESSSFIDSDEDDNTSRLSSSTEQSTSSRLIRKHKRRRRKQRLRQTDRASSFSSITDSTMSLNIITVTLNMERHHFLGISIVGQSNDRGDGGIYIGSIMKGGAVAADGRIEPGDMLLQVNDVNFENMSNDDAVRVLREIVSQTGPISLTVAKCWDPTPRSYFTIPRADPVRPIDPAAWLSHTAALTGALPRYGTSPCSSAVTRTSSSSLTSSVPGAPQLEEAPLTVKSDMGAVVRVMQLPDSGLEIRDRMWLKITIANAVIGADVVDWLYAHLEGFRERREARKYASSMLKRGFLRHTVNKVTFSEQCYYVFGDLCSNLAALNLNSGSSGASDQDTLAPLPHPAAPWPLGQGYPYQYPGPPPCFPPAYQDPGFGYGSGSAGSQQSEGSKSSGSTRSAGGSSRRALGREKESRSAGAGGSGSESDHTAPSGAGGSGWRERPPSQLSRGSSPRSQASAAAPGLPPLHPLTKAYSVVGGPPGGPPVRELASVPPELTGSRQSFQKAMGNPCEFFVDIM; this comes from the exons GGTTGTAAAGGAGGAGATTTCTGATGATAATGCCAAGCTGCCCTGCTTCAACGGCCGTGTGGTCTCCTGG CTGGTCCTGGCTGAGGGTGCGCACTCGGATGCAGGGTCTCAGGGCACTGATGGACACACAGACCTGCCCCCGCCTCTTGAGCGGACAGGCGGCATCGGGGACTCCCGGCCTCCCTCCTTCCA CCGCGACGGGATGGATAACGAGACTGGCACGGAGTCACTGGTCAGCCACCGGCGGGAGCGAGCCCGACGCCGGAACCGTGAAGAGG CAGCCCGGACCAATGGGCACCCAAGGGGGGACCGGCGGCGGGACCTGGGGCTGCCCCCTGACAGTGCGTCCACCGTGCTGAGCAGTGAACTTGAGTCCAGCAGCTTCATCGACTCGGATGAAGATGACAACACAAGCCg GCTGAGTAGCTCCACGGAGCAGAGCACCTCCTCCAGGCTCATCCGGAAACACAAGCGCCGGCGGCGGAAACAGCGCCTGCGGCAGACAGACCGG GCTTCCTCTTTCAGCAGCATCACGGACTCCACCATGTCCCTCAACATCATCACCGTCACACTCAACATGG AGAGGCACCACTTCCTGGGCATCAGCATCGTGGGCCAGAGCAATGACCGGGGCGACGGTGGCATCTACATCGGCTCCATCATGAAGGGTGGGGCTGTTGCTGCTGATGGCCGCATCGAGCCGGGCGACATGCTGCTGCAG GTGAACGACGTCAACTTTGAGAACATGAGCAACGATGATGCTGTGCGGGTCCTGCGGGAGATCGTGTCCCAGACGGG GCCCATCAGCCTCACGGTGGCCAAGTGCTGGGACCCAACGCCCCGCAGCTACTTCACCATCCCGAGGG CGGATCCAGTTCGGCCCATCGACCCAGCTGCCTGGCTGTCCCACACGGCAGCGTTGACGGGAGCCCTGCCCCGCTATGGTACGAGCCCCTGCTCCAGCGCCGTCACGCGCACCAGCTCCTCCTCACTAACCAGCTCTGTGCCTGGCGCTCCGC AGCTGGAGGAGGCACCGCTGACGGTGAAGAGCGACATGGGTGCTGTCGTCCGGGTCATGCAGCTGCCGGACTCAGGCCTGGAGATCCGGGACCGCATGTGGCTCAAGATCACCATCGCCAATGCCGTCATTG GGGCAGATGTGGTGGACTGGCTGTACGCGCACCTGGAGGGCTTCCGTGAGCGGCGGGAGGCGCGCAAGTACGCCAGCAGCATGCTGAAGCGTGGCTTCCTGCGGCATACAGTCAACAAGGTCACCTTCTCAGAGCAGTGCTACTACGTCTTCGGGGACCTGTGCAGCA ATCTTGCTGCCCTGAACCTCAACAGCGGCTCCAGTGGGGCCTCTGATCAGGACACGCTGGCCCCACTGCCCCACCCAGCTGCCCCCTGGCCCCTGGGTCAGGGCTACCCCTACCAGTACCCAGGGCCCCCGCCCTGCTTCCCGCCCGCATACCAGGACCCTGGCTTCGGCTACGGCAGCGGCAGTGCCGGGAGTCAGCAGAGTGAAG GAAGCAAAAGCAGTGGGTCCACCCGGAGTGCTGGCGGGAGCAGCCGTCGGGCCCTGGGCCGCGAGAAGGAGAGCCGGTCAGCTGGAGCTGGGGGCAGTGGCAGCGAGTCAGACCACACGGCACCAAGCGGGGCGGGTGGCAGTGGCTGGCGGGAGCGTCCGCCTAGCCAGCTCAGCCGTGGCAGCAGCCCGCGCAGCCAGGCCTCAGCCGCCGCCCCAGGGCTCCCCCCACTGCACCCACTGACAAAGGCCTACTCAGTGGTGGGTGGGCCACCTGGGGGGCCACCTGTCCGGGAGCTGGCCTCTGTCCCACCAGAGCTGACGGGCAGCCGCCAGTCCTTCCAGAAGGCCATGGGGAACCCCTGTGAGTTCTTCGTGGATATCATGTGA